Proteins co-encoded in one Prunus persica cultivar Lovell chromosome G6, Prunus_persica_NCBIv2, whole genome shotgun sequence genomic window:
- the LOC18772590 gene encoding protein FANTASTIC FOUR 3 yields the protein MTPFFFSLLSFILFFFTFSLLYYNKKFPCYSYNNILFPIMMMSFCRKIAPHSFLGLTSTTTTTTTSTAASTSIDAHHEKLPFKCHHCISPLSCTASGGGGLLGLVNAPDYHHIKHQPLLLESSSIKSSSSSSDSSLSPLFSASPSPSPPPPPAIEFEAKKDYAGGFGFIDDIGGGVDGLMSCTESLGFESSDERRVDDHQIIETIGHRHQNEDDDPVEEDACLRMMRQSMRRVSKWKRTGEKRAEAKKFPPPLSSLNQNGQPRYFLRPVRKEGRLELTEVRIYRPEILRAYRQDGRLRLHLVTREPDLQEEEEVEGIQEENEEEEEEEDVIDEKESIINVKEAEEEEEEKKLAVGEGFRRCQNLVSGGHHQHRGNLGVWSQRQHCVTTR from the coding sequence ATGACCccatttttcttctcactATTATCCttcatcctcttcttcttcactttctctctgttatattataataagaaGTTCCCTTGTTATTCTTATAATAACATTCTTTTTCCAATTATGATGATGAGCTTCTGTAGAAAGATCGCCCCTCACTCTTTCCTCGGCCTCACCTCAACAACTACTACTACCACTACTTCAACAGCTGCATCAACCTCCATAGATGCTCACCATGAAAAACTCCCCTTCAAATGCCACCACTGCATTTCTCCCCTAAGTTGTACAGCATCAGGAGGAGGAGGGTTGCTAGGTTTGGTCAACGCACCAGATTATCATCACATCAAACACCAACCCCTCCTCTTGGAGTCTTCTTCCATcaaatcctcctcctcctcatcagaTTCATCATTATCGCCACTGTTTTCtgcttctccttctccttctcctcctcctcctcctgcaATTGAGTTTGAGGCAAAGAAAGATTATGCAGGTGGGTTTGGGTTCATAGACGACATAGGAGGCGGCGTGGACGGCTTGATGTCGTGCACGGAGAGCCTAGGGTTTGAGAGCTCGGACGAGAGGCGAGTGGATGACCATCAGATCATTGAAACAATCGGCCACCGTCATCagaatgaagatgatgatcctGTGGAGGAGGACGCGTGTTTGAGGATGATGAGGCAGTCGATGAGGAGAGTGTCCAAATGGAAGAGGACGGGGGAGAAGAGAGCGGAGGCCAAGAAATTTCCACCCcctctttcttctttaaacCAGAATGGGCAGCCCAGGTATTTCCTCAGGCCTGTCAGGAAAGAAGGGAGGCTGGAGCTCACGGAGGTCAGGATTTACAGGCCTGAGATCTTGCGTGCTTATCGTCAAGATGGACGGTTGAGATTGCATCTTGTTACCCGCGAACCTGAtctccaagaagaagaagaagtagaaggcatacaagaagaaaatgaagaagaagaagaagaagaagacgttATTGATGAGAAAGAGAGTATAATTAATGTGAAGGAggcggaggaggaggaggaggaaaagAAGCTGGCGGTGGGAGAAGGTTTTCGGAGGTGTCAGAATCTGGTGAGCGGCGGCCACCATCAGCACCGTGGAAACTTGGGGGTGTGGAGCCAGCGGCAGCATTGTGTGACAACCAGGTGA